A single window of BD1-7 clade bacterium DNA harbors:
- the luxQ_5 gene encoding Autoinducer 2 sensor kinase/phosphatase LuxQ, whose amino-acid sequence MSSVDKSISQVEFEEHRLDTFMKESFPHYLGAIFVATPFYAFILHTSAIDNAYLIWFSFDLIFLITTILVYYIFFKKNELITLKIAVIPIVYFSFFIALSPWLFLNTDQSIYYFTLLVMQLALIANTAYVFSYYLKLIAILLGVPLTSLMIKISYSNIEDGLMLQIGICMTALSAFAFYSHISKKLLETISLQLENVQSRIEAEQANQSKTKFLAAASHDIRQPLQAVIFFLETLKSRNREPEDDVIYQRLQSSVDNISALLNDLLDISKLDADSVNSKNEHFSLVKLCERLLNDIHPFVEKKSLSIDKNIDESYVYADEILLERVLKNLLSNAVRYTDRGTISIYAKKQSNKVLIQVKDTGIGIPENEQQSVFDEFHQLHNPERDSNNGLGLGLAIVKRLCDFQHWTLSLSSDSSGSCFSIEVPLGYEDQVIKKTQPVSTGKLESIRALIIDDDEAICHSLVALFENWGSEVKAFDSAMAAEDYLLTHTEWRPNLLISDYRLREHKTGAQAAQQIHNVLNEKIPVLIITGDTDPARIKEAKASGFTVIHKPIKPVTIRTFIVQRCKHLIR is encoded by the coding sequence GTGTCATCTGTAGATAAGAGTATTTCACAAGTAGAGTTTGAAGAGCATAGACTTGATACTTTCATGAAGGAGTCTTTTCCTCACTACTTAGGTGCAATATTTGTTGCTACTCCTTTTTATGCATTCATTCTTCACACATCCGCCATTGATAATGCTTATTTAATCTGGTTTTCTTTTGATTTAATTTTTCTAATAACAACCATTTTGGTTTACTATATTTTTTTCAAAAAAAATGAACTAATAACCTTAAAAATAGCCGTTATTCCTATCGTATATTTTTCTTTTTTTATCGCCCTCTCCCCCTGGCTATTTTTAAACACAGACCAAAGCATTTACTATTTTACACTCCTAGTTATGCAACTCGCCCTGATCGCCAATACTGCTTATGTGTTCTCCTATTACTTGAAGCTAATTGCGATACTGCTAGGCGTTCCACTAACCTCTCTAATGATCAAAATTTCCTATAGCAATATAGAAGATGGCTTAATGTTACAGATAGGTATTTGCATGACAGCGCTATCAGCATTTGCTTTTTATAGTCATATTAGTAAAAAACTGCTGGAAACAATCTCACTGCAGTTGGAAAATGTTCAATCACGAATCGAAGCCGAGCAAGCTAATCAATCCAAAACTAAGTTCTTAGCTGCTGCTAGTCACGATATTCGTCAACCACTTCAAGCAGTGATATTCTTTTTAGAGACGTTAAAAAGTCGTAATCGAGAGCCTGAAGATGATGTTATTTATCAACGCTTACAGTCCAGTGTTGATAATATTTCGGCGTTGCTCAATGACTTACTCGACATTTCAAAATTGGATGCTGATTCAGTCAATAGCAAGAATGAACATTTCAGCTTAGTTAAGCTATGTGAGAGATTACTCAATGACATTCATCCGTTTGTCGAAAAAAAATCCCTGAGCATCGATAAAAACATTGATGAATCGTATGTTTATGCTGACGAGATTCTATTAGAACGGGTACTTAAAAACTTATTGTCTAATGCTGTTCGGTATACTGATAGAGGAACGATCAGCATCTACGCAAAAAAACAGTCGAATAAAGTATTGATACAAGTAAAAGATACGGGCATTGGGATTCCTGAAAATGAGCAACAATCAGTCTTTGATGAATTCCATCAGCTTCATAACCCAGAACGAGACAGTAATAACGGATTAGGTTTAGGCTTAGCCATCGTTAAGCGCTTATGCGATTTTCAACACTGGACGTTATCATTGTCGTCAGATTCATCAGGCAGCTGCTTTTCTATTGAGGTACCGTTGGGATATGAAGATCAAGTTATTAAAAAAACCCAACCTGTCTCAACCGGAAAACTGGAGTCTATTCGGGCACTGATCATTGACGATGACGAGGCCATTTGCCATAGTTTAGTGGCCTTATTCGAGAACTGGGGAAGTGAAGTTAAAGCCTTTGATTCAGCTATGGCTGCAGAGGATTATTTGTTAACTCATACGGAATGGCGACCAAACTTATTAATATCGGATTACCGCTTAAGAGAACACAAAACAGGAGCACAAGCTGCTCAACAAATACATAACGTTTTAAATGAAAAGATCCCGGTACTCATCATTACTGGTGACACAGACCCTGCTAGGATAAAAGAAGCAAAAGCGTCTGGCTTTACCGTCATCCATAAACCCATTAAACCCGTGACAATACGTACGTTTATAGTCCAGCGTTGCAAACACCTAATTCGTTAA
- the mlaE gene encoding putative phospholipid ABC transporter permease protein MlaE translates to MEPTSSATPSPPDGPSSQAQLQCRVEKQQDDLVSVTFSGNWQHPHSELEDILEKLRAAKTISLSATDDFVWSQQFAAKLYQLVQNTHDDAVFNYDNLPRSLRSLMRVALAVAPLKEDDDVSSLTTLRRRFFDFIERVGCHTIYQVMFIGDVALATGRLAIGKSDFRLREFMTAASQSGPNALGIVCFTSLLVGIILAYLGLVQFKAFGAQIYIANLVSIGMVREMGALITSIVMAGRTGAAFAAQLGTMKIREEIDALHTTGINTTDYLVLPRLLALFIMLPMLALAANICGIFGGLLVALAEGLTARLYLSRVISVATLDDFFIGMIKAFTFAALIGVASCQSGMRCGNDAEAVGDATTRAVVLSIVYIIMADAVINILANLI, encoded by the coding sequence ATGGAACCAACGTCTTCGGCAACACCCTCCCCACCCGACGGGCCATCATCGCAAGCCCAGCTTCAATGTCGAGTTGAAAAACAGCAAGACGACTTAGTCAGCGTGACATTTTCCGGAAATTGGCAACACCCTCACAGTGAACTTGAAGATATTCTCGAAAAGCTTAGGGCTGCAAAGACCATTTCACTATCTGCCACAGACGACTTTGTTTGGTCTCAGCAATTTGCCGCCAAACTCTATCAATTAGTACAAAACACACACGATGATGCTGTGTTCAATTACGATAACCTCCCACGCTCTCTGCGCTCATTGATGCGTGTTGCACTTGCCGTCGCACCGTTGAAAGAAGATGACGATGTCTCATCTTTAACAACACTTCGACGACGGTTTTTCGATTTTATAGAAAGGGTTGGATGCCACACTATTTATCAAGTGATGTTCATCGGCGATGTTGCCCTAGCGACAGGTCGTTTAGCGATCGGGAAATCCGATTTTCGCCTACGTGAATTTATGACAGCTGCATCACAATCCGGCCCCAATGCATTAGGCATCGTCTGCTTCACATCCTTGCTCGTCGGTATCATCCTCGCTTATTTAGGGCTGGTTCAATTCAAAGCATTTGGTGCACAGATTTACATCGCAAACTTAGTATCGATCGGCATGGTGCGGGAAATGGGTGCGTTAATTACCTCAATTGTCATGGCCGGACGAACCGGCGCAGCATTTGCTGCGCAGTTAGGTACGATGAAAATACGCGAAGAAATCGATGCCCTGCATACGACAGGTATCAATACGACGGATTACCTCGTTTTGCCTCGACTGTTAGCGCTCTTTATTATGCTGCCCATGCTCGCCTTAGCCGCCAATATCTGTGGAATCTTTGGAGGCCTGCTCGTTGCGCTCGCTGAAGGGCTCACTGCCCGCCTTTATCTCAGCCGCGTCATTTCCGTTGCTACTCTCGACGATTTTTTTATCGGTATGATCAAGGCGTTTACATTTGCAGCGCTAATTGGTGTCGCCAGCTGCCAATCAGGTATGCGCTGCGGTAACGATGCAGAAGCAGTGGGGGATGCAACAACACGAGCAGTAGTGCTTTCGATCGTCTACATAATCATGGCTGATGCTGTTATCAACATTCTTGCGAACTTAATATAG
- the mdtK gene encoding Multidrug resistance protein MdtK, with protein MQELKKLLRLAGPILVAQLSFTAMSLVDTLVAGRYGSDDLAGVAIGGSFWLPALMFTQAVLYSVTPFVAQALGRGDDRARGHYLRQGIWLGVIVGSLVWLIVFTLGDIGLAQIGSMPHIEQIAGDYLFWIILSLPVAGAYQAIRSFVEGSGRTRPVMFVNLTGLILNIPLNYIFVFGEFGAPEMGGAGCGLATGLVLLYMLIAMACYLRFGAIRAAASRKDWLPSLRTFLQLGRIGLPIGLTIVAEVSIFAVLALIIAPLGADVIAGHQVALSMTSQTFMLPMSVSLALTVRVGYFHGAGDWQGMMRAIKAGYLLGIGGGLMTAILLYFGANALTGFYSDNPRVHEVAVAILFLPVLYQIPDAIQVCSAGILRGLKITRTPMLAVLIAYWGIALPIGYTLGRTDWLIEPMGARGLWLGLVIGLTLAAVFLVTITWVSLRRVRRRLEALV; from the coding sequence ATGCAAGAACTGAAAAAACTACTGCGTCTGGCTGGGCCAATTCTTGTTGCTCAGTTGTCGTTTACGGCGATGAGCCTCGTCGATACCCTAGTTGCCGGGCGCTACGGCAGTGATGATCTCGCGGGAGTCGCAATCGGAGGCAGTTTTTGGCTGCCAGCGCTGATGTTTACGCAAGCTGTGCTGTATTCGGTCACACCCTTTGTCGCCCAGGCGCTCGGGCGCGGTGACGATCGTGCACGTGGCCACTATCTGCGTCAGGGAATTTGGTTGGGTGTCATTGTTGGTAGCCTGGTTTGGTTGATTGTTTTTACCCTTGGCGACATAGGATTGGCCCAAATTGGCTCAATGCCTCACATTGAACAGATTGCCGGTGATTACTTATTTTGGATCATTTTGTCGTTGCCTGTTGCAGGAGCTTATCAAGCTATCCGGAGTTTTGTTGAGGGCTCAGGCCGAACACGTCCGGTAATGTTTGTTAACTTGACTGGGCTGATATTGAATATCCCTCTTAATTACATTTTTGTGTTTGGCGAGTTTGGCGCGCCTGAAATGGGTGGCGCTGGGTGCGGGTTGGCCACCGGGTTAGTGTTACTTTATATGCTGATAGCGATGGCTTGTTACTTGCGATTCGGGGCTATACGAGCTGCTGCCAGCCGAAAAGATTGGCTACCTTCTCTGCGAACATTTTTGCAGTTAGGCCGTATCGGGCTGCCAATTGGTTTAACGATTGTTGCTGAGGTGAGTATTTTTGCGGTGCTTGCGTTGATCATTGCGCCCTTGGGTGCTGATGTTATTGCGGGCCACCAGGTAGCGTTGAGTATGACATCGCAGACCTTTATGTTGCCTATGAGTGTCTCTTTGGCGTTGACGGTAAGAGTTGGCTACTTTCATGGTGCAGGAGATTGGCAAGGCATGATGCGGGCGATCAAGGCGGGCTATCTACTCGGTATTGGTGGTGGTTTGATGACTGCGATACTGTTGTATTTTGGTGCCAACGCTTTGACAGGGTTCTATTCCGATAATCCTCGGGTACATGAAGTTGCGGTTGCTATTCTGTTTCTTCCTGTCTTATATCAGATTCCCGATGCGATCCAGGTTTGCAGCGCTGGTATTCTTCGTGGCTTAAAAATTACACGCACTCCAATGTTGGCTGTGTTGATAGCCTATTGGGGGATTGCGCTGCCGATTGGATATACGCTGGGTCGAACAGACTGGTTGATTGAACCGATGGGGGCTCGGGGGCTTTGGTTGGGGCTCGTTATCGGGCTCACACTTGCAGCAGTATTTTTGGTAACTATCACGTGGGTTTCCCTGCGGCGGGTTCGTCGGCGCTTGGAGGCACTGGTTTGA
- the mkl gene encoding putative ribonucleotide transport ATP-binding protein mkl, translating to MMTTEHPPICVRDMTMAYGSRVIQSDVSFDVNREEIFAIMGPSGCGKSTLLKHLIGLLKPHRGSLAYSGTNFWNVEPNKQQKLRQNWGITYQGNGLFSSMTLEENAAVPLQLYTDYSDAEIKEIIAFKMALVGLAGFQDYYPHEISGGMQKRAALVRALALDPQILFFDEPSSGLDPLSSARLDELILLARDQLGASVVIVTHELASIFAIADRCIFLDSQERRPLAIGPPAELRDNCEHEIVRDFLARKLNKQD from the coding sequence ATGATGACAACCGAACATCCTCCTATCTGCGTCAGAGACATGACAATGGCCTATGGCTCGCGGGTCATCCAATCCGACGTCTCTTTTGATGTCAACCGCGAAGAGATTTTTGCCATCATGGGCCCCAGCGGCTGCGGTAAAAGTACCTTACTCAAACACCTGATTGGCTTGCTCAAACCGCATCGCGGCTCACTTGCGTATTCCGGCACCAACTTTTGGAACGTCGAGCCCAACAAACAGCAGAAACTTCGTCAAAACTGGGGCATCACCTATCAAGGTAACGGTCTCTTTAGCTCCATGACATTGGAAGAAAACGCCGCGGTGCCCCTGCAGCTGTACACTGACTATTCAGACGCTGAAATCAAAGAGATCATCGCATTCAAGATGGCACTAGTAGGGCTCGCCGGATTTCAGGATTACTATCCACATGAAATCAGCGGTGGCATGCAAAAACGTGCAGCCCTTGTGCGAGCGTTGGCGCTCGATCCGCAAATTCTCTTCTTTGATGAACCCTCTTCCGGACTCGACCCATTAAGTTCCGCCCGGCTTGATGAACTCATTCTGTTGGCACGCGATCAGCTAGGCGCCAGCGTTGTCATCGTTACTCATGAATTAGCGAGCATTTTTGCTATCGCTGATCGCTGTATTTTTCTTGATAGCCAAGAGCGGCGTCCCTTAGCAATCGGGCCTCCGGCAGAACTCCGGGACAATTGCGAACATGAAATCGTCAGGGATTTCTTAGCGCGGAAGCTCAACAAACAAGATTAA
- the feoB gene encoding Fe(2+) transporter FeoB produces MTNAAYTIGLIGNPNCGKTTLFNALTGNRQRVGNWPGVTVERKTGEFRLDDNKVELVDLPGTYGLHGDGDADSLDEQVAQQYIQQNQADCIINVIDASSIERGLFLTSQLRALDVPLIIVLNMVDVAQSKGIKVSASELEAILECPVIEVIASRNQGLQELKSGLSSVLHQGKRPTEFAHEPLRIDDIVGHFSEVDTIAAKVKSLLHEPRRTLSERIDDIILNRFLSIPIFLLIMYLLFMFSINMGTAFQDFFDIIGGTIFVDIPRSLLSEVGSPDWLTAFIAEGVGGGIQLVLTFVPVIGAMFLALSFLEDVGYMARAAFIVDRLMRSLGLPGKSFVPLIVGFGCNVPSIMASRSLTRESDRLITSLMAPFMSCGARLTVYTLFVAAFFSTNGQNIVFALYIIGILVAIFTAWIIRQFVMPAAASTFVMELPPYLMPTGRNLFMHTWTRLKGFVKRAGKAIVAVVIILNVIGSIGIDGSIGAANRADSLLAALARTITPLFAPFGIHADNWPATVGIITGTFAKEVVVGTMNALYTTPAPSNASLDILGNIKAAFLSIPANVSDVLHNFANPLGMHVRSTADAVSSLSAEGVTNTTISQMQLFFSGSAGAFAYMLFVLLYVPCVATIGAMYKEHGAFWMSFSVLWSLTLAYTLATVSYQALTFAAHPASSMSWIAGMVALQIGVTLFVISMGRRQVNKTGLIPIQQLD; encoded by the coding sequence ATGACGAATGCAGCCTATACGATTGGCCTCATTGGCAACCCCAATTGCGGTAAAACAACCCTCTTTAATGCTCTGACGGGCAATCGACAACGTGTTGGTAATTGGCCTGGGGTGACCGTAGAGCGCAAGACGGGTGAATTCCGCCTAGACGACAACAAGGTCGAACTCGTCGATTTACCTGGCACCTATGGTTTGCATGGTGACGGTGATGCGGACTCCCTCGACGAACAAGTCGCGCAACAATACATTCAACAAAACCAAGCTGACTGCATTATCAATGTGATTGACGCATCCAGCATAGAACGCGGTTTATTTCTGACATCGCAACTACGCGCCTTGGACGTACCACTGATCATCGTGCTGAACATGGTCGATGTCGCGCAAAGCAAAGGTATCAAGGTCTCAGCGTCAGAGTTGGAAGCTATACTCGAATGCCCGGTTATTGAAGTTATAGCGAGCCGAAACCAGGGCCTGCAGGAACTAAAGTCCGGTTTAAGCAGCGTGCTTCATCAAGGCAAACGCCCTACAGAATTTGCGCACGAACCCTTGCGAATCGATGATATCGTCGGCCACTTTAGTGAAGTGGACACTATTGCCGCCAAAGTGAAGTCTCTGTTACACGAACCACGAAGAACCCTCAGTGAACGCATTGACGATATCATCCTGAATCGATTTCTCAGTATTCCCATCTTCCTGTTGATCATGTATCTGCTTTTCATGTTTTCGATCAACATGGGCACGGCATTTCAAGATTTTTTTGACATCATCGGCGGTACTATATTCGTTGATATTCCCCGCTCTCTACTTAGTGAAGTGGGATCGCCTGATTGGCTGACAGCATTTATCGCCGAAGGTGTCGGCGGAGGTATTCAATTAGTACTGACATTTGTTCCAGTTATCGGCGCCATGTTTTTGGCGCTCTCGTTTCTGGAAGATGTCGGCTATATGGCGAGGGCAGCGTTTATCGTGGACAGGCTGATGCGATCGTTGGGGCTTCCGGGCAAATCATTTGTGCCTCTAATTGTCGGCTTTGGTTGCAATGTTCCATCCATCATGGCGTCTCGATCATTAACTCGTGAAAGTGATCGTTTGATAACGTCGTTAATGGCGCCATTTATGTCTTGTGGCGCTCGACTTACAGTTTATACCCTGTTTGTTGCGGCCTTTTTTAGCACTAACGGGCAAAATATCGTCTTCGCTCTCTATATTATCGGGATTCTGGTCGCGATTTTTACTGCCTGGATCATTCGTCAATTTGTTATGCCAGCCGCTGCCAGTACCTTCGTCATGGAACTTCCGCCGTACTTAATGCCAACCGGCCGAAATCTGTTTATGCATACCTGGACGCGCTTAAAAGGTTTCGTTAAACGTGCCGGTAAAGCCATTGTCGCTGTCGTCATTATTCTCAATGTGATCGGTTCGATCGGCATCGACGGCAGCATCGGCGCAGCAAACCGCGCAGACTCCTTGCTCGCCGCACTCGCAAGAACCATTACGCCATTATTCGCGCCCTTCGGGATTCACGCTGATAACTGGCCTGCAACAGTGGGCATTATCACGGGTACTTTTGCCAAAGAAGTCGTCGTCGGTACCATGAACGCGCTGTATACAACACCGGCTCCTAGCAATGCGAGTCTTGATATATTGGGTAATATTAAAGCGGCATTTCTGTCGATTCCGGCGAACGTATCAGATGTTCTACACAACTTCGCCAACCCGCTGGGTATGCACGTCAGATCAACAGCTGATGCCGTTTCTTCGTTGTCTGCCGAAGGTGTTACCAATACAACAATCAGCCAGATGCAGTTGTTCTTCAGCGGTAGCGCCGGTGCATTTGCCTACATGTTATTTGTACTCTTGTATGTTCCCTGTGTTGCCACCATTGGCGCTATGTACAAAGAACACGGCGCATTCTGGATGAGCTTCAGTGTACTTTGGTCATTAACGTTAGCCTATACACTGGCAACAGTTTCTTATCAGGCACTGACATTTGCTGCTCACCCCGCATCATCAATGAGCTGGATCGCCGGAATGGTGGCGTTGCAAATTGGCGTTACGCTCTTTGTTATCAGTATGGGGAGACGCCAAGTCAATAAAACTGGCTTAATTCCTATCCAACAACTCGACTAA
- the pqiB gene encoding Paraquat-inducible protein B: MTSAKTNLRVGTFVIVGVFVFVAMLMIISGGKFFQHNQRYMLIFDGSVQGLKIGAPVAIKGVQIGEVLNITAKMNPKTLSVVTLVPIEVDLSKVNLDAETEQDQIMPELIKKGMRAQLQSESLLTGLLYVNIDFFPNTPVKYYKIDSPYPEFPTIPTDLEKLTESLQKIDFDKILKQFKDIIAGLDRVINNPNIGKVLANAEQLTGNLNKLSVSAEKEITTTAADMRTLMANLDGLSTSVSQQVPMLSEQVQVSLEGLQASNDKLGQLLENANFLLSDDSPTLRNLQSTSSQLQRTARSLERLADTIEQKPDSIIWGK; encoded by the coding sequence ATGACAAGCGCCAAGACCAATCTTCGCGTCGGGACCTTTGTCATCGTTGGCGTATTTGTTTTTGTTGCCATGTTGATGATTATTTCCGGCGGTAAATTTTTTCAACACAATCAACGTTACATGCTGATTTTTGACGGGTCTGTTCAAGGCCTAAAAATCGGTGCGCCGGTTGCAATCAAAGGCGTACAGATCGGTGAAGTATTGAATATCACCGCAAAAATGAATCCGAAAACATTAAGCGTGGTTACATTGGTACCGATTGAGGTGGATTTATCCAAGGTCAATTTGGATGCTGAAACCGAGCAAGATCAGATAATGCCCGAGCTTATCAAAAAAGGGATGCGAGCACAGTTGCAATCTGAAAGTCTACTGACCGGCCTGCTCTATGTGAATATCGACTTCTTCCCCAACACGCCAGTAAAATACTACAAAATCGACTCGCCCTACCCGGAGTTTCCAACTATCCCAACCGATTTGGAAAAATTAACCGAGAGTCTGCAAAAAATCGACTTTGATAAGATTCTTAAACAGTTCAAAGACATCATCGCTGGGCTGGATCGCGTCATCAACAATCCGAATATCGGCAAAGTGTTGGCGAACGCAGAGCAATTGACCGGAAACCTGAACAAGCTTTCGGTTAGTGCCGAGAAAGAAATTACGACAACCGCAGCAGATATGCGTACATTGATGGCAAACCTCGATGGACTCAGCACCAGTGTAAGTCAGCAAGTGCCGATGTTAAGCGAACAAGTTCAGGTAAGTCTCGAAGGGTTACAAGCGTCGAACGACAAGCTCGGCCAACTACTGGAAAATGCCAACTTCCTGCTTTCGGATGATTCCCCAACATTACGCAACCTGCAATCAACATCAAGTCAGCTTCAGCGCACCGCTCGCTCGCTCGAACGGCTAGCCGATACTATTGAACAAAAACCAGACTCAATTATCTGGGGCAAATAA
- the mepA_4 gene encoding Multidrug export protein MepA has protein sequence MVAARLTEGSIPRSLATMALPMIVGLLANMSIQAVDIWFISRLGPEPLAAMGYVFPVTMVFLSISIGLSAGAASAIARRIGHGHKGTDIRRLVTDTQWLAVLVAIVTACIGWLTIDPVFRSLGASDLLMPLIRQYVEIFYFNGALTLVGMVGLSTVRATGNTKAQGMAMLIGAIINAILDPLLIFGLFGFPQLGIQGAALASTAARLFSLGVAWHILVNRMDLLIWGRVKFSQMWASWKTIFAVGLPAVGTNIIIPLSASIITALLASYGDEAVAGMGVASRIEPLMLICFYALSSVIGPFVGQNLTALRADRVRRGVVVAALFCLSYGTLLTLFLWFFAAPIVSWFSDQQEVIQVARDYLWIVPISYGCSGVVMCVNASFNGMGKPIPATVISALRVIVLYLPLAFLGSSVYGVKGIFIAYTGVNILTAIIAWLWFERFITRHSIRVEKTTLARESKNSR, from the coding sequence ATGGTTGCAGCTCGTTTAACCGAGGGATCAATACCTCGTTCTCTGGCGACAATGGCGTTACCCATGATTGTGGGTCTACTCGCTAACATGTCGATCCAGGCCGTCGACATCTGGTTTATCTCTCGCCTGGGCCCTGAGCCTTTAGCTGCGATGGGCTATGTGTTTCCCGTCACTATGGTGTTTCTGAGTATTTCTATTGGTTTGTCTGCTGGCGCTGCGTCGGCAATTGCTCGCAGGATTGGCCATGGTCACAAAGGCACGGATATTCGAAGGTTGGTAACCGATACACAATGGCTGGCCGTTTTGGTCGCGATTGTTACAGCGTGTATTGGCTGGCTGACGATTGACCCTGTTTTCCGCAGTTTGGGCGCATCGGATTTGTTGATGCCTTTGATCCGTCAATATGTTGAGATTTTCTATTTTAATGGCGCGTTGACGCTGGTGGGTATGGTTGGGTTGTCAACGGTTCGGGCCACGGGTAACACCAAGGCTCAGGGTATGGCAATGCTGATTGGCGCCATTATCAATGCAATTTTGGATCCTTTGCTGATCTTTGGCTTGTTCGGGTTTCCACAGCTCGGTATTCAAGGTGCCGCGTTGGCATCAACTGCCGCAAGACTCTTTTCTCTCGGTGTTGCCTGGCACATCCTGGTGAATCGCATGGATCTGTTGATTTGGGGTAGGGTCAAGTTTTCGCAAATGTGGGCATCCTGGAAGACCATATTTGCAGTGGGGCTGCCGGCCGTTGGTACTAATATTATTATTCCATTGTCTGCTTCCATCATCACAGCGTTGTTGGCGTCCTATGGGGATGAAGCTGTTGCTGGCATGGGTGTCGCGAGCAGGATCGAGCCTTTAATGCTTATTTGCTTTTATGCGCTGTCGTCTGTAATTGGACCTTTTGTCGGGCAAAACCTTACAGCGCTGCGCGCTGATCGTGTAAGGCGTGGTGTCGTTGTGGCTGCGCTTTTTTGTCTCAGTTATGGCACGCTACTGACGTTATTTTTGTGGTTTTTTGCAGCGCCAATTGTGTCGTGGTTTTCTGATCAGCAGGAAGTTATTCAAGTCGCCAGGGATTATCTTTGGATCGTACCGATCAGTTATGGCTGTAGCGGTGTTGTGATGTGTGTGAATGCGAGCTTCAATGGCATGGGTAAGCCGATACCCGCTACGGTAATCAGCGCACTCAGAGTGATTGTATTGTATTTACCACTCGCGTTTTTGGGATCGTCAGTTTACGGAGTGAAAGGAATATTTATTGCCTATACCGGCGTGAATATTCTTACGGCCATTATTGCGTGGCTTTGGTTTGAGCGATTTATTACTCGCCATTCGATTCGTGTCGAAAAAACTACGCTGGCGCGTGAGAGTAAAAACTCTCGTTAA
- the ygiD gene encoding 4,5-DOPA dioxygenase extradiol, whose translation MTDNTTMPVFFVAHGSPMNALENNHFTADWDTLFKPCPTPTAIVVFSAHWHVPGTRILSVDNPKTIHDFGGFPPQLFQQTYPCPGAPDLAQQIIESLNAADIDVISDDNWGLDHGSWVVLKKLFPQANIPVLQVSLDNRIDDILHHARIGEMLKPLRNEGVLFIGSGNIVHNIMKWMMARPSDSIEWAASFDQHIANAVERRDMDTVARFNEHPFANDAVPTIEHFLPLAYALGLTDNNDQQTHSSFAFDDLGTACSRSIRFDAA comes from the coding sequence ATGACTGACAATACCACTATGCCTGTGTTTTTTGTTGCACACGGCAGCCCAATGAATGCTCTCGAAAATAATCATTTCACTGCTGACTGGGATACGCTGTTTAAGCCCTGCCCAACACCCACAGCAATTGTTGTCTTTTCTGCGCATTGGCATGTACCCGGCACACGCATCCTGAGCGTGGATAACCCAAAGACCATTCACGATTTTGGTGGATTCCCGCCTCAATTATTTCAGCAAACGTACCCCTGCCCTGGCGCTCCGGATCTTGCGCAACAGATCATCGAATCACTCAATGCCGCCGATATTGATGTCATCAGCGATGACAATTGGGGGCTTGATCATGGCAGCTGGGTGGTTTTGAAAAAGTTATTCCCACAAGCCAATATCCCAGTATTGCAAGTGAGTTTGGACAACCGAATTGACGACATCCTCCACCACGCGCGTATTGGCGAGATGTTAAAGCCACTGAGAAACGAAGGGGTGTTGTTTATTGGTAGCGGGAATATCGTGCACAACATTATGAAATGGATGATGGCGCGCCCGAGTGACTCCATCGAATGGGCTGCATCATTTGATCAACATATTGCAAACGCGGTTGAACGGCGTGATATGGACACAGTTGCTCGCTTTAATGAACATCCATTCGCCAATGACGCCGTACCGACTATTGAACACTTTCTGCCACTGGCGTATGCACTGGGGCTGACTGACAACAACGATCAACAGACCCATTCTTCATTCGCATTTGACGATTTAGGAACTGCCTGCTCAAGATCAATCCGCTTTGATGCGGCCTAA